TTTAAGACCAGCGGGACATACAAAATTCTTCTAAATTCAAACGTGTTTATGGGCGGCAAGATAAAGTGGCCAAATATGAGTTAACATATTAATGCGTCTGGTTCATTAgtctgtataaattaaacacgTTTTTCAGGAGCGTGCGGGTGTCATCAAGGCTTACTTCATCACGTGGACAGTATTCTTCTTGCTGTCGATGTTTATATTCTTCCTCAACTGCCCCAAGTATTCTGCAGGAACTGTGTGCACTGAGCTCGTGTATATTGGTAGGTAGCACTTGcttattaaaatctaatatatgtttgcattttgcagatgcaatactttacgtagggatcgtggaataaacatcgcttgtttagtgttcaatccttattgttttaaataaatgcagttcattttaataacgactgtttaaatatcgacagtccctacgcaaagtattgaatctgcaaaatgGAATTTGTagattcgatactatacgtagAGAGTAGGGACCTTCGATTTGTCGAAAGTACTGTTGTAATGCGTAATACTGGTATGCAGAACAAGATATACTTCAgcgtaatatttattcatttatttttatatacgagTAAAgttgatcccactgcacctgatagtggggtagggtccaatagaatatcgattgacaagagatgattacccctcggcagtcgatacaattatgttggcctgttggaactggatacacacaagctgatcccgaaacgcaacacacttacgtgtgccactatgatgggatttaacaccttgtgtacggtggtcgctagccgggaggatatgaaatatatcctaccaccagcaataataatattagaagaATGTACGGCAACCTAACATAAAACATCGAGaaatttgttctttaaagtctattttccatttatttctagtgcatatcaaaaataaattaaaagatttatgAATAAACTTCCGAAATTATAAATGGATTTGCCAATTAGATATCATATTACTAAAATGGTTTATACTCAATCACTATAGTTGatcatttttacttttaaaaaatatttagagacttaagttaatatattttaatgattccaGGTCTAAATGTCTATTCCATACTACTTGGCTACAGTTTCTACAAACAACTCAATAACAGAGAAGAGgtttaaatgtatttgataACAGATGGCGTTGAAATAAACCTAAACGTTCCCAAAgagtaatatgttaatataatcaaattaaagaatattgttaaaaaatattgtaaatgtcaTTTTTGATTAAATCAATTTGTTAATGCAATAACACGCAATCATTGCATAATTGAGATagatttataaacttattaaacaaataaaaaaatatgaacacaaTTATGTAACGGGAATAGGAAATGGACTGCCAATTTGTAAAATGATTTGTAGAGTTTTCGCTACCTCAGTTTCCGAGAATAGGTCTTCTAATACCTACCAACACAATATAATGTCgcaaatattggaaacaaacaTAGAACAATTAGTTTATGTATGTCGCGTGCATTTGTTGCATATGTCTTATATTTGGTAGAGACAAAATCTAAAACCACGCTGAGCAtaagaaaaaacttttttaatgcgACAAccgacattttattattataatatctatctacataagACAAAAAGGTCAACTTTGTAAGAATCAACTTTACTTCAAactcttattttaatatgtcgAATCATTGTGGGACAATGGAACAATAaagttgataatatatttatgctaCAAACTAAGCTTTAAGGGGCTGTTGTTTCATACGTGGTTAAGTAAAGTTAAGGGTCTAATCACACTGGTGCATTGCAAGCAAATTAACAACCAGACCAGGGCAATAAGAATTAACTTTCCCTGACAACGGTGGAAACAACTGCTCTTAAGTGCCAAATATGTGTTaattaaaaagacaataattttaataaagttgtaatgtttattaatcgtttttataaaataatcgagtacataataatatgtttaaaatgtgttttattttttacctttcCGAacggatatttttaaatacttttaataattgttaatattccttttttaaaataattcgatGTGTACATAAAACCAAAGTATCCGTTCCTATAAATTAAGCagattgaatattattattattttatctgtgaattttttaaagaattattaaaagggtaatatgtgaatatttaaaaaaagaatacctGCGCTCAGGATACGAAAAGAAAGATAGTACAAGTTCTGATGAGTTAAGATATCTTCTTCGGTATCATTcacttgaaatacaaaatcacatttttttgATAGTGTTACAATTGCAATTATTGTTTCgtgtttcaaattgtttttttatttattcatttgtttatcGACTACACTGTCTAATCTTACATGCGTCTTATTGCTTTAATCGCTGTTTCTTTATGATTTTCAATAGAGACGTTATGAAACCGACTTAAATGTACATAGTGACTTTCCCTTTCAAGAGAAAGGCACGGGTGTAATGTAATAAAGGAGCGAACCCATAGCTTCCATTAATTATTTAGACTAATTAATTTTTACGGACCTTGtctcgtttttgttttttacctttaccagtcagtcagtcatttacaacttacaaactatataaaaaGAGAATAACATTAcgtttcttaataaaattccGACATAGAACAtttcaatagaatttataaaaaaattaaacatatatactatgtaatctttatttcatttttaagtatATCCATCAGTCGTTCTATCTGGTCAGAAATTATACAACAAACTGAGATACTTACATCTAACTAATGATAATATGAGGTAATTGATAACAATTTTTAATCAATCCTTTTTAGTCACTTTGTTGtagtaaattattacaatttgtttttttttggcttCTGCAAGctttaatacattaatatttcgatTTGGGAAAGTGGTGTAACCATGCTTTAACCCATGACAAGTCATAGCATTTATCATAGCGTTTATCATAAACATAATCACATATTAACGTATGATCAGTAAGTTAACATGATTTTAAACACTTAAAGGCCAAAGTTGCTATTACTCCCGTGGTAAAAATAATCCCTAAGGTCTATATAATAAAGCCTTAAACAATAGAAATCTGGTGTTGTttcttcattttttttcttcgtccttagaggacaggctatagtcttacgaccatattGCCTAGTCTTacatatggggcattccacgtgaagcgggcacgaaaaaaaactcgatgtctcagattttcgtaatatttgattatcttATACccgtatatgtcctcgatccagatacaaaatattattaaagtataaagcctggttagcgagtaaaaggactttgaagttttgactggccggctggtatacgtcACTTCGAATccattatcaagtttttaaatgttacaataaaataaataaagcaatgaaataaatacttcatttaatgagctttttattgtatttttggaaattgaaaaatattttttctttgaaaaaatgtgtttgaaagtttcaaactggaatttcacaaagttggcatatttatatattttttatttttttttctaaaaatagctactattgtatagataatccctgcgaagtttcataatgggctgagaagtagtttaggagctagaccgttTACAGTGCCGAAgtgcggcggtcgccagaaagagcgaagtagtaaaaactttcaattaaactaaatactttcgatcagagtattttatcatgttttgcatcgctctaacgattcaattacatctgattataatataaaaaaatatttatattactgacggtgcacaacaacattttaaaatatttaattgtattaacttgttatatttcaaacaggattgtggtaaagatgcagaatttcattttcgtgccacttcacatggcagaagggcaatttgacggtctcggtggtaacctaaaacgcctggagacacaagctagtttacataacgcatcaaacaaagccatcacgatacccgaccgcttatacatataggctagaatatcaatgccacaaactcatatttattattactactactatttattattattattcatatatattttaatgtttcaaacttgtatttcacaaagttggcatatttatataataactttttctactaaaatagccaatattgtatatagattattcttgccaagtttcaaatgttgttgtgcaccgtcagtaatataaatatgttttttaatattataatcagatgtaattgaatcgttagagcgatgcaaaacatggtAACATACtctgatcgaaagtatttagtttaattgaaagtttttactacttcgctctttctggcgaccgccgcgcttcggcactgtaatcggtctagctcctaaactacttctcagcccattatgaaacttcgcagggattatctatacaatagtagctatttttagaacaaaaataagaaatatacaaatatgccaactttgtgaaattcaagtttgaaactttcaaatacattttttaaaagaaaaaaaatcatttttcaattttaaaaatacaataaaaaagctcattaaatgaagtatttatttcattgctttatttattttattgtaacatttaaaaacttgataattggattcgaagtggcgtataccagccggccagtcaaaacttcaaagtccttttactcgctaaccaggctttatactttaataatattttgtatctggatcgaggacatatacggGTATaagataatcaaatattacgaaaatctgagacatcgagttttttttcgtgcccgcttcacgtggaatgccccatatatCTTATTTCTTCATGTAactaaaaccatattttttaacCATCCGTAGGTATGTCTTACGGCTCTGGCTACCAATTTATTTGTCCATGTTAGAGTCCCATAAACCTTCTTCATCCAGCAAGCTGTGATTAttacttctaaatattttacCCCGGCTCATCAGTTCGTAAATAGTGTGTACCACTACCAAAATATGGATGTTGATTACTGAAAAGAAATAGTGCTTTAGTTTCTTCgtgaatttacttttttatcacATAACTTAAGTTTATTAtcctgacaagggtcggcttgTATAAATACACTGGGCTTCTGGTAAGCACTTTAGACGCTCCCATCCCTTtcaaattaagtgaccatgccgagggcaacccactaacgaaCTACGAACTACTACTGCTACGAACTTcagctcaggacggccactgggagTGAATgggacatcaacgattaggagTGAATTTACTATATAAAGTATCGTTTAAGGATTACTTGTGACTCGTGGACACTCACTGACCAATTACCATCACATGTTAAGTATATCAAAGTTATATGTACTtacgcccgtattcatagacgttttttcatctaaggacggagcaaagctgtgataacaagtatgtttctcagtactgtttgttgtatctcaatattagccaatcacaacggtcctatgtctacgcactgcaaaggctgccatgccggcagcactgagaaacagacttgttatcacagcattgctccgtccttagataaaaaacgtctatgaataagggggttagtatatATGTCATGTAATATATAGTGTTAATTTAGTATAGTGAGGGCAGTCTAACAAAAGTCCAAAACTATTACCATATTGTCTCAACACATATTCATCCTCCATTACAAAAATGATTGACGTGGGGTCACTCTGCCTTGCccgaattttaataaagtatctGATATTTCTTCAATGTCTTGTCTCATTCGCTAACAATTAACTATTCTGGAAGACTAAACATTTAAGAGAtgttcagtcttatatttacaGGGGCCTAGTTTCAGACACTGATACTAAGCAATAAGACCCAATGTCTCTTTGCCTATTCGAGGATCTCGACCACAAAAATACTGTATATAATTTAACGAAGAGATACATGCAAAAGAAGTATGAGTGCTTACCACCAGGAGGAACTCCTGCTCATTTCTCGtctaaggcaataaaaacaatattacttacAAACTAAAATAATCTTAACAGCGGCGATTATCCAAAAATTATGTATGACTTCTAGAAGCGCGGCCAGGATACATATAATGGTCACAATGATCCCATAAACGAAGTACGACAGGACCAGGCTCGGAATGTTCTGGAAAATGCAGAGCTTTTTATTAAAACCACATATGAAAATTACAGTgtcaaaatatcattttttctgTGTACCATTGATACCATTTGGTGTTGATGCTAAGTTACCCAGTTAGACACAAAAAGCCCGACTTATGCGGTGATAACATTGTCCATTgtcaaaaatatctaataatatttccaGCCTTGTATaaactatcccactgctgggaacagacttctactgaacataataagacgtcCTACGTCACGTCATAACGTCCTATGTCTAACgatggcgagagcagtggaataccaaacaatactttgtaatttaaggtgtagGATGgtggttctactgtttatggacggtcatattgctaaccatcaggcgaatggcaagcttgtctcgtcaatcaaagcaataataaagaaatagtcAAGGCAGGTAGTCAACTGCACTAGCTTCGTAAGTCTGCAGACTTCACATGCCTTCGAAATGTTTATATAGAAAAGtcgaaaatatatatgaaaatttgaTTCACTCCTTTCCTTGCAAGCTACTCATCCCAATTGTTCTCCTTGGCTGACTACCTTATCATGTTACCTTAATAATTAGCTCTGTATTCGGACGATTATTCACAAAAACCAGATGACATGTTGAGGAGGAAATATTTATCGGATGTcgtagttattaaaaatatcgtatGGTCATATTGAATTAGcgagtaataattataattagtgacCTTATGACTTATAAACAAAACTGGAAGATAATAGTAGAAAACATAACACAAATTCAGAGTAATTGACGTTTTCTCATATAAATATCTATGTCAGAGATGGCGAACGTTTATTCCTAACGTGCTAATATTAATCAGAAAATAATAGTGTCCATGTCACGTGTCAACCTGGCGACCTTTTTTAGGTTCCTACAATACATTTCTTTGCATACATTCTCGATATTTGACGTATCTGAATTATTATCTTGTGCTATCACTCATAAGTCGCATACATATCATTGTTTCACCATTCCTACACCATGCAGACTCTGTACCAAATTTATCCAAATACGTTCATAAGTATATTTCTCCCTTTCTTGAAACTTTGCCGTGCTCGACGGGGTCTACGATAATGTcacttgtattaaaatgtaacatcttatgtataaaatgattgtggagtgcaataaactttgaatttaatttgaatttgaacaTCCAAATAACTTCACAAATTATAAGTAAGATGCAAAACTAGCTTATCTTTGTCTGCCTTTTATGGTGGTAAAGCTAAACTGAACTGCTTTGATGGGATTTGGTATAGAGGAAGTTGAACCTCAAGAAAGGACATACACGTCTGAGTGTTTTTTTCCCGAAGGgctaggcagaagcgcaactagtgtACTTTTTGCCATGAATATTCCTAAGATATAGGAGAAGAACCTAGCCGATCTGATgtgtaaagaaaattttatattactaccCGACGATGGATTCAAAAGCAATATCTCAGAGACGCTAAACGCAAAACAACCACGCCGCCGAGGCAGtttttcacattttaatttcatagtaGAGTCTTTAGACAGATCCTTTAGGTAATATTTTCGGAATATTCACGATAAGTTGACATCGTCTGCGCGGTCTAATATGCGATCTTTAACGTTAATTTATGGAATGTATGATAGAATGTCATTACCTTCCTTACTCCAACAAGGAGGCAAATAGAAAAAGGTATCCCGAGCGTGCCAATCAACagagctattattattattatctcgaTCACTGCCTTCGTCATGTCAATCTTGAACAGATGCTGCAGAATATGTTGCTCGTCGTGGTGGACGGTATACTCTTGTATGAGAATCATCGTCATCGTCGCAATTGTTACGATTGTTGaaaatatctgaaaaaaatacatttcattagTACAGACCTTACTGgctatctatttttttttttcattttcctcacaacaatatttcaaatatggatAACTGGTTTCCAACAATATTGGTGTTGATTTcccagaagaatttctttttcgtattattttctgttacatataaataatgtacaaaattaaacattaaaaggtACCCTATATTTAAAGCGCCTCCCTGactgtcaacttgttgccgaGATATACTTAATTTCATATATAGTGAAAGCCATGGAACCTAACCATTTTATCCTTATAAAAGATTTCGTTATAACCGGTCTCaactatacttttatattagaATACTAGGTAAGCAGCTACCTTGTGAAtcattaagtttaaattaatattatactcaaTATTATATGTTGTGTGTTATGCATTACAGGAAAAATGTTCACTACATCGCGATAGGAAGTTGTTTACACGTTTGCAATTAAATTATGATGTAAGTTTTGCTCCTCctaacttgaaattggcataatgtacaacaattgccatatatataaaaaaaaaaaaaaaaaatttttgctcTTGAAGTTGACAGTTTCAATTGGTGCTTAttcaaaggacattgtcgaaaacggccccagaaccaacaaaggtgtgactaacaccataattatttatgtatatttttatattatttgcaaatatgtgtataaaccggacaagctgctacatccaaaataaatatataaaagtattgtaacgacttaaagaCAAAGTCgtcgacatgtttacaactaattgtgtatagagatggaccggttcgacaaaacgataaatctaattaccgataattaattattgaaac
The nucleotide sequence above comes from Manduca sexta isolate Smith_Timp_Sample1 chromosome 11, JHU_Msex_v1.0, whole genome shotgun sequence. Encoded proteins:
- the LOC115447221 gene encoding uncharacterized protein LOC115447221; this encodes MCWANKVCFLIPLNSAGVVIGVGNIIFSTIVTIATMTMILIQEYTVHHDEQHILQHLFKIDMTKAVIEIIIIIALLIGTLGIPFSICLLVGVRKNIPSLVLSYFVYGIIVTIICILAALLEVIHNFWIIAAVKIILVLINIHILVVVHTIYELMSRGKIFRSNNHSLLDEEGLWDSNMDK